The window AGCACGCAGCTCTTCGGCGGCAAGGAGCGCGAGCTGCACGTCAACGTGAACCCCTATCTGCTGGCCGAGTACGGGCTCACGTTCGATCAGGTTCGCCAGGCGCTGCAGGACTTCAACGCCAAGATCCCCGCGGGGGCGCTCGACACGGGGACCTACGACGCCACGCTGCGCAACGAGGCGAAATTCCGCGGGCTCGACGACGTCCGCGAGGCGATCGTCGCCAGCATCGACGGCAAGGCGATCCGCGTCCGCGACGTCGCGACCGTCCTCGACGCCGACCGACGCGCCAAGAACTACTCGCAACTCAACGGCCGGACCTGCGCGACGATCATCGTCTACAAGGAATCGGACATCAACACGCTGGGCGCCGCCCGGGCGACAAAGGCCCTCGTCGAGGACCTGCGGCGGCAGTATCCCGACATCGAGTTCTCGACCTCGCGCGACGCCTCCGAAGAGATCTGGATCATGTTCCGCGTGCTTGGGTCGAGTGCGCTGTTCGGGGCCCTGTTGGTGTTGGTGATCCTGGCGTGGTCGATGGGCTTGCGGATCTCGCTCTTGGTGCTCATCGCCATCCCCTTCAGCTCGGCGGTGGGGCTGGTGTTTTTGTACTTTGCCGGGATTCCCGTGTCCAACATGGTCGTGTTCAGCTTCATCCTCGTGTTGGGGATGGTCGTCGACGGGGCGATAATCGTCGCGGAGAACATCCATCGGCATATCGAGCGGGGCGAAGACCCGGTCACGGCGGCGAAGACGGGCATCGAGGAGGTCGGCTTGCCGGTCCTGGCGGCCGACCTGACCACCGTCGCGGCGTTCCTGCCGATGCTGATCGTGCCGGGGATTATGGGCGACTTCATGGGCGTCATGCCCAAGGTGGTCAGCGTGGCGCTGTTGGGGTCTGTGCTCGTCGACCACTTCGTGATCCCCGCGTTGGCCGCCAAATGGTACAAGCAGCGGAAGCCGCATGCCGACGAGTCGGCCGTGTTCGCCGCCGTAGCCGCCGGAACAGCCGACCCCGTGGCGGCGCGCGTGCGGCCGAACCTCGGCCCCGGCACTCGTTTCTACGCGGTCGTGCTGCGGTGGTCGCTCGACAATCGGGCGGCGGTCGTCATGATGTCGCTGCTGGCCCTGGTGGGCGCCGGGGCGCTGTTCGGCAGGCTGGGGTTCGTGTTCTTTCCCCCCAGCGATCGCGGGCAGTTCATCATCAAGTACGAACTGCCCCTGGGGTACAGCATCGAGCAGACCCTCGCCGCAGCCGAGGTCGTCGCCGAGCCCCTTCGCAAATGGGAACGCCGCGGCGTGCTGCGGCAGTACGTCACCGCGGTCGGCTCGTCGGGAGGCCTGTCGATGCGCGTCGACGACGACGCGGCCACCGGCCCCGAGTTCGGCGAGATTATGGTCGATCTGCTTTCGCCGCTCGACCGCATGGTGCACGAGCAGGAGGTCATCGCCGACCTGCGCCGCAGCATCGAGCCCTGGCCCGGGATGAAGCTGTCGATCAAGGAGATTGAGGACGGCCCTCCCGGGGGCGCCGACGTCGCGGTCCGCTTCACAGGCAAAGATCTCGACCAACTGGGCCGGATCGGGAAATTCGTCGCGGCCCGAATCGCCAAGGTCCGGGGCACGGTCGATGCGACGACCGACTATCGCGACGACAACCCCGAGATCGTCGTCAAGCCCAAGTCCGAGATCCTGGGACTGTACGGCGTCAACGGCGCCCAGGTGGCCCGGGCCGTGCAGATGGCGATCGCCGGCGACTCGCAGATTGAGCTTCCCCTGGACGACGAGGACGTGACGCTGCGACTGCAACTCGATCCGAAGTATCAATCCGACCTCAAGGCCCTCGAAGGGCTCATGCTGACCGGTCCCGACGGCAAGCGGACCACCCTCGGCGAGTTGGTGTCGTTCGAGCGCGGCGCCGGGCTGTTCAGCATCAACCGTTACGATCGCAATCGGGCCGTGACGGCCAAGTGCGACGTCGTCGAGCCGACGCTTCCCGACGACGTGTTCAAGGTGCTGCGCGAGGAAGTGCTGCCGCAGTTGGGATTCCGCTCCAGCGAGTCCGACCCCGCGGCGTTTTACGGCACGCCGACCACGCCCAGCGAAGGGATCCTCGCCGAATTCACCGGCGAGAACGAGGAACGCGACAAGAACTTCCGCATCCTCACCTACAGCATGGCGATCGGCGCCGCACTGATCTTCGGGATCCTCGTGGCCCAGTTCAACAGCTTCCGGCAAAGCGCGATCGTCATGGCGGCAGTGCCGCTGAGCTTTATCGGCGTCGTGCTGGGGATGTGGGCGCTGGGATACCCGTTCAGTCTGGCCACGTTCATCGGGCTGGTGAGCCTCACCGGCATCGTGGTCAACGACGCGATCGTGCTGGTCGACTTCACGAATCAGGCCCGTCGGCGCGGGCTGCCGACGCGCGAAGCGCTCTTGGAAGCGGGGATCAACCGCCTGCGCCCCGTGCTGTTGACCACCGTGACGACGATCGGCGGGCTCCTGCCGCTGCTGTTGAACATCTCCGGCGGGGCCGAATTCTGGCAGCCTCTCACCGCCGCGATCGTCTTCGGCCTGGCCTTCGCGACCGTTCTGACGCTGGTGGTCATCCCGGTCTGTTACAGCTTGAGCTATGGGTGGAGCGACCGCCGCCGCTTGCGTCGATTCTCCGCCCCGAACAGCATCCCTGGCGTCATCGGTCGATAAGTCGCTTCAGTTCCTCCCACGGTCGCGTGTTGGCGACGTCGGCGGCGGCGAGGCCGGCTCGGCGAGCTTGGAGGACGCCGTAGCGCAGCACGTCGAACCCCTCGGTGCTGTGGGCGTCGCTGGAGATGACGATCGACACGCCGCGCCGCTTGGCGGCGGCCGCGTGGACGTCGTCGAGATCGAGCCGGGCGGGATTCGCGTTGAGCTCCAGAAACTTGCCGTGCTGCGCCGCCGCGGCGATCATCGCTTCGACGTCGACCGCATACGCCTCGCGACGGTTGATGAGCCGGCCGGTCGGATGGGCGATGACGTCGACGTGCGGATGGGCGAGCGCACCGAGGATCCGCTCGGTGATCTGCGCACGCGGTTGGTTCTGGCCGTAGTGGACGCTGGCGACGACCCAGTCGGCCTCGGCCAGCACGTCGTCGGGAAGGTCCATGCCCCCCTTCTCGAGGATGTCGCACTCGATCCCTTTGAGGACGGTGAAGTCGTCCAGATCGGCGTTGATCCGATCGATCTCGGCCCATTGGCGCCGCAGCCGGTCGGCGTCGAGGCCGCGGGCCATCGTCACCCGCTTCGAGTGGTCGGTGACGGCGATGTACTCCAGACCCCGCCGGCGGGCCTCGGCGATCATCTCGTCGAGCGTGGCCGCGCCGTCGGTCGCCGTCGTGTGAAGGTGCAGATCGCCTCGCAGGTCGGCAAGCTCGACGAGTGCGGGCAGTTCGCCTGCCTCGGCCCAGCGAAACTCTTGCCGCGCCTCGCGCAGCTCCGGCGGAAAACAGGGGAGATCGAGCGCGGCGTAAACCTCCGCCTCGGTTCGCCCGGCGACGTACTCGCCGCTCTGCGGTCCGGCGTCTTTCGCGTCGGGGTCGGCGTCAGGATCGACTCGAAAAACGCCCCACTCGTTGACCCTCAGCCCGCGGGCCTTGGCCCGTCCGCGGAGCTCGACGTTGTGGTCCTTCGATCCCGTGAAGTACTGCAACGCGGCGCCGAACGACCGCGCGGGAACGACCCGCAGGTCGACCTGCAGGCCGCTGGCCAACCGGACCGACATCTTCGTGTCGCCGCGGGCGATCGCCTCGGCGACGCTGGGATACTCGCCCAGCCGGTCCATCACGGGGGCCGCGTCGTCGGCGTCGACGAGGAAGTCGAGATCTCCCACCGTCTCCTTGCCGCGACGGTAGCTGCCGGCCGCTTCGAGCTGCCGCACCCCCGGGACGACCTCCAAGTGGGACCGCAGGTCGGCGACAATCGCGTCGGCGTCGGCCCAGCGAGTGCGCTGGTCGGCGGTCGCGGCCAAGTCGATCCCTTTGAGGATCGTCGTTTGGGTCTTTTCGCCGAACCCTTTGAGCTGGCTCACCTGATCCGCTTCGCACGCGGCGCGAAGCATTTCCAGCGAAGCGATGCCAAGCTGTTCGTGCAGAGCCGCCGCCTTCTTGGGACCCAGCCCCGGCACGCGCAGCAGGGCCATCACCCCGGCGGGAATCGCGGCCTGCAGTTCGGCAAGCATCGGCAGGCTGCCGGTCGCCAGCAACGTTTCAATTTTCTCAGCGAGATCCTTGCCGATGCCGTCGATGTCGGTGAGCGACCGCACGGGGTCCTCGGCGATCTCCGCGAGCGGCTCGGCGTGGTCGCCGACCTTGCGGGCCGCGGTGCGATAGGCCCGGACGCGAAACGGGTTGGCTCCCTGGAACTCGAGCAGGTCGGCCACTTGATCAAATACGACGGCGATCTCGCGATTGGTCATAACCGCGAGTTTAGCAAGGTCGGCGGAGCGGGGAAGGACGAAGGCCGAAGGGCGACGCTCGTAAACTGTCGAGGTCCGACCGGGTTCTCCGCGTCACCCATTCCTTCTCACCAAGGCAAAAAAAAGCCCCGGCCGCGCGGGGCGGCCAGGGCTCTGGGTCGTGTCGGAAAGTTGCCGGCGGTTGCCGCTAATCAGGCTTAATGCCAGAGGTCTGAATTCAGCTCGGCCGAGGTCCGCTCGCGCGATTGCACTTCGGTCGCAGCGGCCGACGTGCTCACTTGGTCCTGGCGTGCGGGCCGCTGATAGACCGCGTTCCACACGTCGACGCTCGGCCGGCTTGCCGTGCGGTCGTTCGCCGGTTTCAGCAGCGACGGATAGTGGCTCGCCGCGGCGTCCTCTTCTTCGACCGGCGCCGGATCGGCCGGCGGCGTTTGCGGGCGGTTCACGTCGTACTGCGGACTGGCCGGGGTCGGCTCGATCCGCGGTTGCGGAGTTTGCTCGCCGACGTACGGTCCGCTGCTGACGTTGCCGCCGCCGTAGTACGGCGTGCCGCTTCCCGCCGCGCACGAGGCGCACCCGCCGGACGGGGCCGCGTATTGGTCGGCGTAAACGGCCTGCGTCACGCCCCCCGAACATGCGTCGCACGTGCTGCCGCACGCCGAGCAGGCTGAACAGCCGCCGTCGGCCACGACCGGCGCCATCGCCACGACGGGCCGCAGCATCGCCGGGGCGTAGTACGACGTCCGCTGCAGCGGAGCGTACGCGGTGACGTACGGAGCGTACGCAGCCGTGTAGGCGTAGCTGGCGGTGTACGGCGTGTACGCCGTTGCCGCGGGGGCGTAGGCGGCCGTGTAGCTCGTCGGGGCGTAGGACGCCACGTACGGCGTGTAGCTCGACGTGTACGCTGCCGGGGCGTAAGCCGCGGTATAGGTCGGCGTCGCGTTGCGAGTCCAACGTCGCACTCGCATCTGGTCGAACAGCTTGCCCGGATACCAGCCGGTGTACGGCTCGTACGTGACGGTCGGAGCGTAGCCGACGGTCACGGGGGCGACGGCGACCGGCGTCGCGCACGTATCGCACTGGGCCTGGGCAGGGATCGCGCCCAAGGCCAGCGTCAAAGCGGCGACGGCCGCACGCAGCGAGCGGACCAACAGTCGGTTCATCGTCAGGGTCTTTCGTTCGATAAGGGGTCGGCCGGCGCCGAGCGTTCGGTCGCCGTACAGTTCACATTTACACTGCCGGGGCCCGGCGAGGCAACTGTTTCCCCCGCGCGGCGCGGCATTTGGCGATGAATTTGCCCTGGGACGACTTTGCGTCCTGGGAAAAGGGGAGCGGTCGCTGCTGTCGGCGCCGGCGTCGCGGAAACGATCCGTCGTCGCGGCCCCGACCGTCACGACCTCTGGGCAAATTTAGCCCACGATCCGCGACCGGGAGCCGTGTTGCCGCGATTCCACGCCGGGGACGGGGCGTGTTGCGAAATCGCCACGCGCACCGCCCGCAACGCAGGCAAGGTCGCGCCGGGCGTTGCGGATCCGCCCGGCATGAGAGATACGAACGGAACGACCAACCCGTTCGTTCGCTGCGCAAGCGGCGAGCAAGAATTCGCCGTTGCTGGCGCCGGACAGTCGGCGCAGCGCGCACCCCGGACAAAGTCGACCGCGACGGCACGAGAGGCTGCTGCTCGTCGTGCCGTCGCGGTTTCATGCGTACGTGCGCAGAGCGCCGTCCTGCGAGGCGACGCGAAAAGAATAGGCGCCTCGGCGCGACTCCCGATCAGCGCGGCGAGCGGTTCTTGCGCTGCGGCCGGGGGAAACCGATCGCTTCGAGCGCCTTGTAAACTTCTTCGAGCGTCTTCTCGCCGAAGTTCGAGATGCTCAACAGGTCCTGCCGAGTGCAATGCAGCAGGTCGTTGACGGTGAAGATGCCTCGCTCTTCGAGGCAGTTGGTCGTTCTGACCGCCAAGCCGATTTCGGCGGTGCTCATTTCCAGGCGATCCTTGAGACCCTGATTCGCCAATTCAATCTTGTTCAGCGGAATCCGCGACATGTGGGAATCCCTCCCCGGTGGTGAAGAATGGAGCAATCAACGCGGCGCGACCCCGATCGCACAAGCGGCGACTTCTTGGCCAGCGTCCCGCTACGCTCCAGAAGTCGCAATCCCAGCGACGGCGTCAATTGCGGCGAAATATACCAAACAGGGGGCGGGGAGAAGCAAACAATTTCCCGAAAGCGGGGCAGAATTTTCCGCTTGCGAGCCCCCTGTCGGGCGTGCGGGCCTCGCCGCAAAGGACGCCGCGGAGGCACGGCGTCGTCGTTCGAA of the Pirellulales bacterium genome contains:
- a CDS encoding efflux RND transporter permease subunit; translated protein: MKISSAAVDHPRVVTIATILVMLLALYAASFTPVQRTPAITKAVVLVAVPYPDAQPTESENEVARKIEEALESLQSVDFIASTSMRGASVTQVIFLDGVDPDHAKREVKDLVDKIRNQLPLGREVQPEVTKIDFENAPLMLVTLQGPPGFDERALKQIAEEVEEQIASQVDGVASTQLFGGKERELHVNVNPYLLAEYGLTFDQVRQALQDFNAKIPAGALDTGTYDATLRNEAKFRGLDDVREAIVASIDGKAIRVRDVATVLDADRRAKNYSQLNGRTCATIIVYKESDINTLGAARATKALVEDLRRQYPDIEFSTSRDASEEIWIMFRVLGSSALFGALLVLVILAWSMGLRISLLVLIAIPFSSAVGLVFLYFAGIPVSNMVVFSFILVLGMVVDGAIIVAENIHRHIERGEDPVTAAKTGIEEVGLPVLAADLTTVAAFLPMLIVPGIMGDFMGVMPKVVSVALLGSVLVDHFVIPALAAKWYKQRKPHADESAVFAAVAAGTADPVAARVRPNLGPGTRFYAVVLRWSLDNRAAVVMMSLLALVGAGALFGRLGFVFFPPSDRGQFIIKYELPLGYSIEQTLAAAEVVAEPLRKWERRGVLRQYVTAVGSSGGLSMRVDDDAATGPEFGEIMVDLLSPLDRMVHEQEVIADLRRSIEPWPGMKLSIKEIEDGPPGGADVAVRFTGKDLDQLGRIGKFVAARIAKVRGTVDATTDYRDDNPEIVVKPKSEILGLYGVNGAQVARAVQMAIAGDSQIELPLDDEDVTLRLQLDPKYQSDLKALEGLMLTGPDGKRTTLGELVSFERGAGLFSINRYDRNRAVTAKCDVVEPTLPDDVFKVLREEVLPQLGFRSSESDPAAFYGTPTTPSEGILAEFTGENEERDKNFRILTYSMAIGAALIFGILVAQFNSFRQSAIVMAAVPLSFIGVVLGMWALGYPFSLATFIGLVSLTGIVVNDAIVLVDFTNQARRRGLPTREALLEAGINRLRPVLLTTVTTIGGLLPLLLNISGGAEFWQPLTAAIVFGLAFATVLTLVVIPVCYSLSYGWSDRRRLRRFSAPNSIPGVIGR
- the polX gene encoding DNA polymerase/3'-5' exonuclease PolX, encoding MTNREIAVVFDQVADLLEFQGANPFRVRAYRTAARKVGDHAEPLAEIAEDPVRSLTDIDGIGKDLAEKIETLLATGSLPMLAELQAAIPAGVMALLRVPGLGPKKAAALHEQLGIASLEMLRAACEADQVSQLKGFGEKTQTTILKGIDLAATADQRTRWADADAIVADLRSHLEVVPGVRQLEAAGSYRRGKETVGDLDFLVDADDAAPVMDRLGEYPSVAEAIARGDTKMSVRLASGLQVDLRVVPARSFGAALQYFTGSKDHNVELRGRAKARGLRVNEWGVFRVDPDADPDAKDAGPQSGEYVAGRTEAEVYAALDLPCFPPELREARQEFRWAEAGELPALVELADLRGDLHLHTTATDGAATLDEMIAEARRRGLEYIAVTDHSKRVTMARGLDADRLRRQWAEIDRINADLDDFTVLKGIECDILEKGGMDLPDDVLAEADWVVASVHYGQNQPRAQITERILGALAHPHVDVIAHPTGRLINRREAYAVDVEAMIAAAAQHGKFLELNANPARLDLDDVHAAAAKRRGVSIVISSDAHSTEGFDVLRYGVLQARRAGLAAADVANTRPWEELKRLIDR
- a CDS encoding DNA-directed RNA polymerase subunit alpha — translated: MSRIPLNKIELANQGLKDRLEMSTAEIGLAVRTTNCLEERGIFTVNDLLHCTRQDLLSISNFGEKTLEEVYKALEAIGFPRPQRKNRSPR